The Marinobacter subterrani genome has a segment encoding these proteins:
- a CDS encoding winged helix-turn-helix transcriptional regulator: protein MARKRFDDSSCSVARALNEVGDWWSLLIVLHAMYGTRRFVDFQQELGIAKNILCDRLARLVDNEVLRKEDVGEHGSRFEYRLTEKGRDLFPVVIALRQWGDKWNPAPDQTPLDLRDRATGRPIHTVEVRNADGEPLTIRDVFVPDESLPGGKKNSV from the coding sequence ATGGCCAGAAAACGTTTTGATGATTCCAGTTGCTCCGTCGCCCGCGCCCTCAATGAAGTGGGTGACTGGTGGTCGCTGCTGATTGTGCTGCACGCCATGTACGGCACCCGCCGGTTCGTGGACTTCCAACAGGAACTGGGCATTGCCAAGAACATCCTGTGCGACCGCCTGGCCAGACTGGTGGATAACGAAGTGCTCCGCAAGGAGGATGTCGGCGAACACGGCTCGCGCTTCGAGTACCGGCTGACCGAAAAAGGCCGGGACCTGTTCCCGGTGGTGATTGCCCTGCGCCAGTGGGGCGACAAATGGAACCCGGCACCGGACCAGACACCGCTGGACCTGCGGGACCGGGCAACCGGCCGGCCGATTCATACCGTGGAAGTCCGGAATGCCGATGGCGAACCGCTGACCATCCGGGATGTCTTTGTGCCCGACGAGAGCCTGCCCGGCGGCAAAAAGAACTCTGTCTGA
- a CDS encoding OmpW/AlkL family protein has translation MSRTFKLGVLAAAVMAAAPAAQAYEAGDLIGRVGAATVDPDSSSSNLNSAALGEIPGAQVSVDSNTQLGLTLSYMFTDRIALGVLGATPFSHDIEGDGSVLGTKGKLAETKHLPPTFTVQYFPMPGGSKFQPYLGLGVNYTTFFEEKPSQALTDTYASLAAGVTRTDIELDDSVGLAAEIGADYMITKNIGVNAAIWYADIDTEATINAYAGNTKADTSTIDVDIDPLVYMVGVSYKF, from the coding sequence ATGTCCCGTACATTCAAACTTGGTGTTCTGGCCGCAGCGGTCATGGCTGCTGCTCCCGCCGCTCAGGCGTATGAGGCCGGTGATTTGATTGGTCGTGTTGGTGCCGCGACTGTTGACCCGGACTCATCCAGCAGCAACCTCAACTCTGCCGCCCTTGGCGAGATTCCTGGTGCTCAAGTCAGTGTTGATTCCAATACTCAGCTCGGCCTGACCCTGAGCTACATGTTCACTGACCGGATTGCTCTGGGCGTACTTGGTGCCACCCCGTTCAGCCACGACATCGAAGGCGATGGTTCTGTCCTTGGCACAAAAGGAAAACTGGCTGAAACCAAGCACCTGCCACCGACCTTTACGGTGCAGTACTTCCCGATGCCCGGCGGAAGCAAGTTCCAGCCTTACCTCGGTCTTGGCGTCAACTACACCACCTTCTTTGAAGAAAAGCCCTCCCAGGCGCTGACCGATACCTATGCCAGTCTGGCTGCAGGCGTTACCCGTACTGACATCGAACTTGATGACAGCGTCGGCCTGGCCGCCGAAATCGGCGCAGACTACATGATCACGAAAAACATCGGTGTAAATGCCGCGATCTGGTACGCAGACATTGATACCGAAGCAACCATCAATGCCTATGCGGGAAACACCAAAGCAGACACCAGCACCATCGACGTTGATATCGACCCCCTGGTTTACATGGTAGGTGTGTCCTACAAATTCTGA
- a CDS encoding DEAD/DEAH box helicase: MSFSSLGLSEQLVRATTDQGYETPSPIQAQAIPAVLSGRDVMAAAQTGTGKTAGFTLPLLQRLGENPRTGKGPRALILTPTRELAAQVHDSVNLYSKYVPTKAAVVFGGVKINPQMMKLRKGLDVLVATPGRLMDLYQQNAVRFNEVEILVLDEADRMLDMGFIRDIRKILSLLPAKRQNLLFSATFSNEIRTLAEGLLDNPVQVEVAARNTSADNIKQSVYPVDQSQKTALLSKLVRDNSWDQVLVFTRTKHGANRLTQKLEKDGITAAAIHGNKSQGARTRALADFKAGEVRVLVATDIAARGLDIKQLPQVVNFELPNVPEDYVHRIGRTGRAGESGHALSLVSADEGKMLAGIERLIKKQLPRTEVEGFEPTNNLPLKPKAKADPSRARARNGNGGNGRPGGKPRSFGDKPGGRSGGRSQNGGGQRGRSAQRQSA; the protein is encoded by the coding sequence ATGAGTTTTTCTTCACTCGGTCTGTCCGAGCAGCTGGTTCGTGCTACTACTGATCAGGGTTATGAAACCCCGTCTCCGATTCAGGCCCAGGCCATTCCCGCGGTACTTTCCGGCCGCGACGTGATGGCGGCTGCCCAGACCGGTACCGGCAAAACCGCCGGCTTTACTCTGCCTCTGCTGCAGCGCCTGGGTGAAAACCCGCGCACCGGCAAAGGCCCCCGCGCCCTGATCCTGACACCGACCCGTGAACTGGCGGCGCAGGTTCACGACAGCGTGAATCTTTACAGCAAATACGTTCCTACCAAGGCCGCTGTGGTTTTCGGTGGTGTGAAAATCAATCCGCAGATGATGAAGCTGCGCAAGGGCCTGGACGTGCTGGTGGCAACACCCGGCCGGTTGATGGACCTGTACCAGCAGAACGCGGTGCGTTTCAACGAAGTGGAAATCCTGGTACTGGACGAAGCCGACCGCATGCTGGACATGGGCTTTATCCGCGATATCCGCAAGATTCTTTCGCTGCTGCCGGCCAAACGCCAGAACCTGCTGTTCTCCGCCACCTTCTCCAACGAGATCCGGACCCTGGCGGAAGGCCTGCTGGATAACCCGGTTCAGGTTGAAGTCGCCGCTCGCAACACCTCCGCGGACAACATCAAGCAGTCTGTCTACCCGGTGGATCAGAGCCAGAAAACCGCGCTCCTGAGCAAGCTGGTTCGTGACAACAGCTGGGACCAGGTGCTGGTGTTTACCCGTACCAAGCACGGTGCCAACCGCCTGACCCAGAAGCTGGAGAAGGACGGTATTACCGCTGCCGCCATCCACGGCAACAAGTCACAGGGCGCCCGCACCCGCGCGCTGGCGGACTTCAAGGCCGGCGAAGTACGTGTGCTGGTGGCGACCGATATCGCCGCCCGGGGCCTGGACATCAAGCAACTGCCCCAGGTGGTGAACTTTGAACTGCCCAACGTACCGGAAGACTACGTGCATCGTATCGGCCGAACCGGCCGTGCTGGCGAGAGTGGTCATGCGCTGTCGCTGGTGAGTGCCGATGAAGGCAAGATGCTGGCGGGCATTGAAAGGCTGATCAAGAAGCAGTTGCCGCGCACGGAAGTGGAAGGCTTTGAGCCGACCAACAACCTGCCGCTGAAGCCGAAGGCCAAGGCCGACCCGAGCCGCGCCCGTGCCCGCAATGGCAACGGCGGTAATGGCCGGCCAGGCGGAAAACCGAGAAGCTTTGGCGACAAGCCAGGCGGTCGCAGTGGTGGCCGGAGCCAGAATGGTGGCGGTCAGCGAGGCCGGTCAGCCCAGCGCCAGAGCGCCTGA
- a CDS encoding lysophospholipid acyltransferase family protein, producing MASRRKTAKRALWHPAFWSSWALVFVLWLVSFLPMGIKQRLGGSLGRLLSRKLKSRARVADANLAACMPELDEAARKQLVEDAFVASARGVLESMHAWWRDMAPYCQSASVYGTEHLEEARRRGKGVLLIGGHYSIFDFALPLIACKLQKPGYMYRPNDNPVIDRMIERGRRRHFNIRPFTKRQIRPLLSFLKEGGQVWFACDQDFGKKSEVFVPFFGVSAGCITSPSYIARESGAAVICVSHLRMPDGRYRVVFSPIQEGFGHDLQKDAERWNQFIEATIREQPDQYLWLHRRFKSRPEGAAAIY from the coding sequence ATGGCCTCCCGCAGAAAAACTGCAAAACGCGCGCTCTGGCATCCCGCCTTCTGGAGCTCCTGGGCTCTGGTATTTGTCCTCTGGCTGGTATCGTTTCTGCCAATGGGCATCAAGCAGCGTCTTGGTGGCTCGCTCGGCAGGCTGCTATCCCGCAAACTGAAGTCCCGCGCCCGGGTGGCGGATGCCAACCTGGCGGCCTGCATGCCAGAGCTGGATGAGGCAGCCCGCAAGCAACTGGTTGAGGACGCCTTCGTGGCGTCGGCCCGGGGTGTCCTGGAAAGCATGCACGCCTGGTGGCGCGATATGGCGCCCTATTGTCAGAGTGCATCGGTGTATGGCACCGAGCACCTTGAGGAAGCCAGGCGACGTGGCAAGGGTGTGCTGCTGATTGGTGGTCATTACAGCATTTTTGATTTTGCGTTGCCGCTGATCGCCTGCAAACTCCAGAAACCGGGCTATATGTACCGCCCCAATGACAACCCGGTGATAGACCGCATGATCGAACGCGGTCGCCGCCGTCATTTCAACATCCGGCCATTCACCAAGCGTCAGATCCGGCCTCTGCTGTCGTTCCTGAAGGAGGGAGGGCAGGTGTGGTTTGCCTGCGATCAGGATTTCGGCAAGAAGTCCGAGGTGTTCGTGCCGTTTTTCGGAGTCAGTGCCGGATGCATCACGTCGCCAAGCTATATTGCCCGTGAATCCGGCGCCGCCGTTATCTGCGTGAGCCACCTGCGAATGCCGGACGGCCGTTACCGGGTGGTGTTTTCTCCGATCCAGGAAGGCTTCGGGCACGATCTGCAAAAAGACGCGGAACGCTGGAATCAGTTTATTGAAGCAACCATTCGTGAGCAGCCGGATCAGTACCTTTGGCTGCACAGGCGTTTCAAGAGCCGGCCGGAAGGTGCCGCCGCGATCTACTAG
- a CDS encoding flavin-containing monooxygenase, translating to MSNQHFDVLIIGAGVSGIGMACHLKRECPGKSFAILERRQSLGGTWDLFRYPGIRSDSDMFTFGYNFRPWTGGKVLADGASIKNYVRETARENDVDRHIRYGLAVKTADWSGVDKCWKLTALNEVTGETEHYTATFMVGCTGYYNYDQGYKPDFPGESDFHGQIVHPQHWPEGLDYTGKKVVVIGSGATAITLVPTMAEQAAHVTMLQRSPTYLMPLPSTDKVTLALQKILSEKTAYRLTRARNISISRFLYRRSRKSPQFMRRLFLGIIKRQVGDTADMRHFTPDYNPWDQRLCVVKDGDLFRAMKAGKASIATDRIDRFTETGICLKSGEHLDADIIIPATGLDIQMLGGIHPTVDGQDVVMKDKVIYKNVMVEGVPNAGMIFGYTNISWTLKVDIAAEYLCRLMNLMDKRGYRTVVARDTENSRGDETILGSLNAGYINRAADRLPRQGTQGPWKSTQNYLEDVKILRFEPIEDGYLEFDGKRTHASTRESGGFLRPLRSALFGT from the coding sequence ATGAGTAACCAGCATTTCGATGTACTGATCATCGGCGCCGGTGTTTCCGGCATTGGCATGGCGTGTCACCTGAAACGTGAATGCCCCGGGAAGTCATTTGCCATCCTCGAGCGACGGCAGTCTCTGGGTGGCACCTGGGACCTGTTCCGTTACCCGGGTATCCGTTCGGATTCGGACATGTTCACCTTCGGTTACAACTTCCGCCCCTGGACCGGCGGCAAGGTGCTGGCCGACGGCGCCTCGATCAAGAATTACGTGCGAGAGACTGCCCGGGAGAACGATGTCGATCGGCACATCCGCTATGGCCTGGCGGTGAAAACGGCAGACTGGTCGGGCGTCGACAAATGCTGGAAGCTCACGGCCCTGAACGAAGTGACAGGCGAAACCGAGCACTACACCGCCACCTTCATGGTCGGGTGTACCGGCTACTACAACTATGACCAGGGCTACAAACCGGACTTCCCGGGCGAAAGTGACTTCCATGGCCAGATTGTGCATCCGCAGCACTGGCCGGAAGGTCTCGACTATACCGGCAAGAAGGTGGTGGTCATTGGCAGCGGCGCGACCGCCATTACCCTGGTGCCAACCATGGCGGAGCAGGCCGCGCATGTGACCATGCTCCAACGCTCACCCACCTACCTGATGCCTTTGCCCTCCACCGACAAGGTGACCCTGGCCCTGCAGAAAATATTGTCCGAGAAAACCGCCTACCGGCTGACCCGCGCCAGGAATATTTCCATTTCCCGTTTCCTGTACCGGCGATCCAGAAAGAGCCCACAGTTCATGCGCCGGCTGTTCCTGGGCATTATCAAACGCCAGGTGGGCGACACCGCCGACATGCGGCACTTCACACCCGATTACAATCCCTGGGATCAGCGCCTGTGTGTGGTGAAGGACGGCGATCTGTTCCGGGCCATGAAAGCCGGCAAGGCGTCCATCGCCACTGATCGCATCGACCGCTTCACCGAAACCGGAATCTGCCTTAAGTCCGGCGAGCATCTGGATGCTGACATCATCATTCCGGCCACCGGTCTCGACATCCAGATGCTGGGCGGAATCCATCCCACGGTGGATGGTCAGGACGTGGTGATGAAAGACAAGGTCATCTACAAAAACGTAATGGTGGAGGGCGTGCCCAATGCCGGCATGATCTTCGGGTATACCAACATTTCCTGGACCCTGAAGGTGGATATTGCCGCCGAGTATCTGTGCCGGCTGATGAACCTGATGGACAAGCGGGGCTACCGTACCGTGGTGGCCCGGGACACCGAAAACAGTCGCGGTGACGAAACCATTCTTGGCTCCCTCAATGCGGGCTACATCAACCGCGCGGCCGATCGTCTGCCCCGCCAGGGCACTCAGGGACCCTGGAAATCGACGCAGAACTACCTGGAGGATGTGAAAATCCTGCGGTTCGAGCCGATTGAAGACGGCTATCTGGAGTTTGACGGCAAGCGTACCCATGCCAGCACTCGTGAATCCGGCGGTTTCCTGCGGCCCTTGCGCTCGGCCCTGTTCGGGACCTGA
- a CDS encoding carbohydrate kinase family protein, with protein sequence MTKPILILGGASLDTIIHLPELPSPEPQTLWPSESYRALGSTGAGKSLNLASLGQPVVFHTLLGRDTEGQQIRDALAHPRIRVLEEETDGPTEQHVNLMSADGKRISLFIQPPPEPEHVDWTQAQQALAECSLAVVNILGYTRSALPWLKAAGTPIWTDLHDYDGHNPYHEPFIEAARAIFLSSDNLPDYRTTMERLIHRGKEFVVCTHGSEGATLLTSDGRWLEQPVVSVSGVVDTNGAGDAFFSGFLHRYLQGAELTDCLRGGAIAGALCVTSRELASPDLNTQRLA encoded by the coding sequence ATGACAAAACCGATCCTTATTCTCGGCGGTGCCTCCCTGGACACCATCATTCACCTGCCGGAGCTGCCCTCGCCGGAGCCCCAGACCCTCTGGCCCAGCGAAAGCTACCGGGCCCTCGGCAGCACCGGCGCTGGCAAAAGCCTGAACCTGGCTTCCCTCGGGCAACCCGTGGTCTTTCACACATTGCTGGGCAGGGATACGGAAGGCCAGCAAATCCGGGACGCCCTGGCCCACCCCCGGATCCGTGTGCTGGAGGAGGAAACTGACGGGCCCACTGAACAGCATGTGAACCTGATGTCGGCGGACGGCAAACGCATTTCGCTGTTCATCCAGCCGCCTCCTGAGCCTGAACACGTCGACTGGACGCAGGCGCAACAGGCACTGGCAGAGTGCTCACTGGCGGTGGTAAACATCCTCGGGTACACCCGATCTGCCCTGCCGTGGCTGAAGGCTGCGGGCACGCCCATCTGGACCGACCTGCACGACTACGACGGACACAACCCGTATCATGAACCCTTTATAGAGGCCGCCCGGGCAATCTTCCTGTCCAGCGACAATCTTCCAGACTACCGCACCACCATGGAAAGGCTGATCCATCGGGGCAAGGAATTCGTGGTATGCACCCACGGCTCGGAGGGGGCGACACTGCTGACCAGCGACGGACGGTGGCTGGAGCAGCCCGTGGTTTCAGTCTCCGGGGTGGTCGATACCAACGGCGCCGGCGATGCCTTTTTCAGCGGTTTCCTGCACCGCTATTTGCAGGGCGCAGAACTGACCGACTGCCTGAGGGGCGGGGCCATCGCCGGGGCGCTGTGTGTCACCTCCCGGGAGCTGGCCTCTCCGGACCTGAATACGCAACGGCTGGCCTGA
- a CDS encoding YgjV family protein, whose product MTEFIAGMTLAEGLGQLCGLVALGFCIVGFANKNDDRLMVLLISANVAFALMFALFESWTASALTVLVILRITLARKYQGNWSIMLGMLAVNLVVAWVTWKSITDVFPLAAAVFGTVGMFMLRGIPLRIILGLAALAWMLNNIVIGSVGGTLAEGMVLVTNIITIMRLYRLQKKYPDFTPGS is encoded by the coding sequence ATGACTGAATTTATCGCGGGCATGACCCTCGCCGAGGGGCTGGGCCAGCTTTGTGGCCTGGTGGCCCTCGGGTTCTGCATTGTCGGTTTCGCCAACAAGAATGACGACCGGCTGATGGTGCTGCTGATTTCCGCCAACGTAGCCTTTGCGCTGATGTTCGCGTTGTTCGAGAGCTGGACGGCATCAGCCTTGACGGTACTGGTGATCCTGCGCATTACCCTGGCCCGCAAATACCAGGGCAACTGGTCAATCATGCTGGGCATGCTGGCGGTGAATCTGGTGGTCGCCTGGGTGACCTGGAAATCGATCACCGACGTGTTTCCCCTTGCCGCTGCGGTTTTCGGCACCGTGGGCATGTTCATGCTCCGGGGTATTCCCCTGCGTATCATCCTCGGTCTGGCAGCGCTGGCGTGGATGCTGAACAACATTGTTATCGGCTCGGTGGGTGGTACCCTGGCGGAGGGCATGGTGCTGGTCACCAACATCATCACCATTATGCGGCTCTATCGGCTGCAGAAGAAATACCCCGATTTTACCCCGGGTAGTTGA
- a CDS encoding histone deacetylase family protein, whose amino-acid sequence MKTVFSPLHSRRHVKTELDGGLLIEPHEKPSRAETILARVKDQALGEILEPEEFGLGPVKRVHTADYVSFLETCWDEWVAAGKRGEAIPTFWVGRGMRARLPKDIDGRLGYYSLGADTSISDGTWEAARASANVALTAQKLVAEGERAAFALCRPPGHHAHADVFGGYCFFNNAAIAAQAFRDQGYGKVAVLDVDFHHGNGTQAIFYDRSDVLTISLHGDPDLVFPHFLGFEDETGEGDGEAYNLNIVFPPDTPFSIWSQGLEKACERIRTFAPDALVVALGVDTFEEDPISFFKLTSGDYLKLGKRLEQLGLPTVFTMEGGYDVDAIGVNAVNVMQGFEGKS is encoded by the coding sequence ATGAAAACCGTATTCTCACCCCTGCACAGCCGTCGCCATGTCAAAACCGAACTGGACGGCGGACTTCTGATCGAGCCCCACGAGAAGCCTTCCCGGGCCGAAACCATCCTTGCGCGGGTGAAGGACCAGGCGCTCGGGGAGATCCTGGAGCCGGAAGAGTTCGGGCTTGGGCCGGTCAAGCGGGTGCACACGGCCGATTATGTGAGTTTCCTGGAAACCTGCTGGGACGAGTGGGTGGCGGCCGGCAAGCGCGGCGAGGCCATCCCCACCTTCTGGGTTGGCCGGGGCATGCGCGCCCGTCTGCCAAAGGACATCGACGGTCGCCTCGGCTATTACAGTCTCGGCGCCGATACCTCAATTTCCGATGGCACCTGGGAAGCGGCCCGGGCATCCGCCAATGTCGCTCTCACCGCCCAGAAGCTGGTGGCCGAGGGTGAACGCGCCGCCTTCGCCCTGTGCCGGCCACCGGGTCATCACGCCCATGCCGATGTGTTCGGAGGCTACTGCTTCTTTAATAATGCCGCCATCGCGGCCCAGGCGTTCCGGGACCAGGGCTATGGCAAGGTCGCTGTGCTGGATGTGGACTTCCACCACGGCAACGGCACCCAGGCAATTTTCTATGACCGTAGCGATGTGCTCACCATCAGCCTGCACGGCGACCCGGACCTGGTATTTCCGCACTTTCTGGGGTTCGAGGATGAAACCGGCGAGGGTGATGGCGAAGCCTACAACCTGAACATCGTCTTTCCGCCTGACACTCCCTTCAGCATCTGGAGCCAGGGGCTCGAAAAAGCCTGCGAACGCATTCGGACGTTTGCACCGGATGCTCTGGTAGTGGCGCTGGGGGTGGATACCTTCGAAGAAGATCCAATTTCCTTCTTCAAACTCACCTCAGGCGATTACCTGAAACTGGGCAAGCGTCTGGAGCAGCTGGGCCTGCCAACGGTGTTCACCATGGAGGGCGGCTACGACGTCGACGCCATCGGCGTGAACGCGGTGAATGTGATGCAGGGGTTTGAAGGCAAAAGCTGA
- a CDS encoding transglutaminase-like domain-containing protein, producing the protein MERYLQPTAFFDYNQPQLKAWIEAQLQGVPEDSVEQIKALYLAVRDSVSYNPYVFQTEPKTFSASYALESGETYCIPKAVLLGAAARSIGVPSRLGLADVRNHLSSPRLIEWLRSDIFRMHGYIELYLNGRWVKATPAFNRQLCELMKVEPLDFDGLHDSVFQEYTESGQAHMEYINDHGVFVDVPHDFIVEGVRAAYGHLFNGDKAPESALPSLEEEVTKD; encoded by the coding sequence ATGGAACGCTACCTCCAGCCAACGGCCTTCTTTGATTACAACCAGCCGCAGCTGAAGGCCTGGATTGAAGCACAGCTGCAGGGCGTGCCAGAGGATTCGGTGGAACAGATCAAGGCGCTTTATCTCGCCGTGCGGGACAGCGTCAGTTACAACCCCTATGTCTTCCAGACCGAGCCCAAGACCTTCAGCGCCAGCTATGCCCTGGAAAGCGGCGAGACCTACTGCATTCCCAAGGCGGTTCTGCTCGGTGCCGCCGCCCGTTCCATTGGCGTTCCCAGCCGTCTGGGCCTGGCGGACGTGCGCAACCACCTGTCCAGCCCCAGGCTGATCGAGTGGCTGCGGTCGGATATCTTCCGCATGCACGGCTATATAGAGTTGTATCTGAACGGCCGCTGGGTAAAGGCCACCCCGGCCTTCAACCGGCAACTCTGTGAACTGATGAAGGTGGAACCCCTGGATTTTGACGGCCTCCACGATTCGGTGTTCCAGGAATATACCGAGTCCGGCCAGGCGCACATGGAATACATCAACGATCACGGGGTCTTTGTCGACGTGCCCCATGACTTTATTGTCGAAGGCGTCCGGGCCGCCTACGGCCATCTGTTCAACGGGGATAAGGCGCCGGAGAGTGCCCTCCCCAGCCTTGAAGAGGAAGTGACAAAGGACTAG
- a CDS encoding substrate-binding periplasmic protein encodes MKRLVYVFGTLLVGTSLIATPALADSPVRLAVPGITSLLTESQDGVYQKILHRALEGLEVDVRERFYPYKRAMLVFEQGEADCIYSFTQILEQRMGEDAVIASFPLGKFTYYLFTPEGEDPVRHLSQLEGQSVGAVIGHETYLDEVLEGHDVNVIWSKSDAQNLAMLEHDRFAAMIAAVPDILPYVENLSYDPEAPLLESYDRLTCHNTEANRRFLRKLSAELRRLKEVGLYRELAGDLYVEFDAAAASGRLND; translated from the coding sequence ATGAAACGCCTTGTTTACGTCTTCGGTACACTGCTGGTTGGCACCAGTCTTATCGCTACCCCCGCGCTGGCCGATTCTCCGGTTCGGTTGGCCGTTCCCGGCATCACCAGCCTTCTGACTGAAAGCCAGGACGGTGTCTACCAGAAGATTCTGCATCGGGCCCTGGAGGGGCTGGAGGTGGATGTGCGTGAACGCTTTTACCCTTACAAGCGGGCCATGCTGGTGTTTGAACAGGGCGAAGCGGACTGCATCTACTCGTTCACCCAGATTCTGGAACAGCGGATGGGCGAAGATGCTGTGATCGCAAGCTTTCCGCTCGGCAAATTCACCTATTACCTGTTCACCCCAGAGGGAGAAGACCCCGTCCGCCATTTGTCACAGCTGGAAGGGCAGTCTGTAGGCGCGGTGATTGGCCATGAAACCTATCTGGATGAGGTTCTGGAGGGCCATGATGTCAACGTGATCTGGTCCAAAAGCGATGCCCAGAACCTGGCCATGCTCGAGCATGACCGGTTCGCTGCAATGATCGCCGCCGTCCCTGATATCCTGCCGTACGTGGAAAACCTGAGCTACGATCCGGAAGCCCCCCTTCTCGAAAGCTATGACCGGCTGACCTGCCACAATACAGAAGCCAACCGGCGCTTCCTGCGCAAGCTGTCCGCGGAATTGAGGCGATTGAAGGAAGTGGGTCTTTACCGTGAGCTGGCCGGTGACCTGTACGTTGAATTTGATGCTGCGGCGGCCAGCGGGCGTTTGAACGACTAG